A window from uncultured Desulfobacter sp. encodes these proteins:
- a CDS encoding A24 family peptidase, whose product MILSGLLLGSALYTDCLSGKIPNALTLAFACTGLCFHIFFSGLSSGGFEWVQGLAAGTGLFILPYIAGGTGGGDVKLFGALGALTGPGAVFWIFIYSALCAGIICAFKIMVNRNGDMANAALENKTIAYTGPAVLGYLIYLPAGNLF is encoded by the coding sequence ATGATATTATCCGGACTGTTACTGGGTTCAGCGCTGTACACAGATTGTTTATCCGGGAAAATCCCCAACGCATTAACCCTTGCCTTTGCCTGTACCGGCCTTTGTTTTCACATCTTTTTTTCCGGGCTTTCTTCAGGCGGATTTGAGTGGGTGCAGGGTCTTGCCGCAGGAACAGGGCTTTTTATCCTCCCCTATATAGCAGGCGGCACAGGCGGCGGGGATGTCAAGCTGTTCGGCGCGCTGGGTGCCTTGACAGGCCCCGGGGCCGTATTCTGGATTTTTATCTATTCCGCATTATGCGCGGGTATTATCTGCGCATTCAAGATAATGGTGAACCGGAATGGTGATATGGCGAACGCTGCCCTGGAAAACAAAACCATTGCATATACAGGTCCGGCGGTGCTGGGATATTTGATATACCTGCCCGCCGGCAATCTGTTT
- a CDS encoding Flp family type IVb pilin, whose protein sequence is MTNFFKTFWEDESGATAIEYGLIVGIMAAVIITVLGAFGDKLAELFSAITEQLDSVTETIKNQE, encoded by the coding sequence ATGACAAACTTTTTCAAAACATTCTGGGAAGATGAATCCGGTGCCACGGCCATTGAATACGGCCTGATTGTAGGTATTATGGCCGCAGTGATCATAACTGTTCTTGGCGCATTCGGTGATAAACTTGCAGAGCTTTTTTCAGCCATCACCGAACAGCTGGACAGCGTGACTGAAACCATCAAAAACCAAGAATAA
- a CDS encoding transposase, whose protein sequence is MNLIFDYVHNINRIADSNPGIIRLSMDAKAVIKVGPFSRGGYNRYGLRACDHDFQPDTLLKLFGIFIPATDETFFYFSESHITADFIVDALEQLWPTLKEAYDPHTLVLNLDNGPENSSRRSQFMNRLVTFSQENSVSISLAYYPPYHSKYNPVERIWGRLEQHWNGELLDKVEKILGLARTMTWKGWRPVVTFVEKTYKKGVRLTKQAMQIIENQIFRIKGIEQWAVDIPFYVD, encoded by the coding sequence GTGAATTTGATATTTGACTATGTTCATAATATCAACAGGATAGCAGATTCGAATCCGGGGATAATAAGATTGTCAATGGATGCAAAAGCCGTCATAAAAGTGGGACCATTTTCACGAGGCGGATACAATCGTTATGGCTTACGAGCCTGTGATCATGATTTCCAGCCAGATACGCTTTTAAAGCTTTTTGGCATATTCATTCCGGCAACAGATGAAACCTTCTTTTATTTCAGCGAAAGTCATATTACAGCAGATTTTATAGTCGATGCGTTAGAACAATTATGGCCGACTCTTAAGGAAGCATATGATCCACATACCTTGGTTCTGAATTTAGATAATGGACCAGAAAATAGCAGCCGAAGAAGTCAATTTATGAATCGTTTGGTTACTTTTTCTCAAGAAAATTCCGTGAGCATTAGCTTAGCTTATTATCCTCCATATCACAGTAAATACAATCCTGTAGAAAGAATTTGGGGTAGATTGGAACAACATTGGAATGGAGAACTTTTGGACAAGGTTGAAAAAATTTTAGGATTAGCAAGAACAATGACCTGGAAAGGCTGGCGTCCAGTTGTGACCTTTGTGGAAAAAACTTATAAAAAAGGCGTAAGGCTGACAAAGCAGGCCATGCAAATCATAGAAAATCAAATTTTCCGAATCAAAGGAATTGAGCAATGGGCTGTTGACATACCTTTCTATGTTGATTGA
- a CDS encoding dockerin type I domain-containing protein codes for MDPGFIRISPSGSQVALGLGMGQPLLVFNASVLDGGSPDSPVNLIDSPDVKTFYETHYDFAWVGESHLVINGGWWVVYPESSRSGVAALDITDENNYTVPVCGRIMGASSGIAVDEDKNLYFGIGSGGSRTGEIKVFPASTWWNGTGPTGQELHYDDTEGSFVIAESVLSCAYLGFDGEGNLHVGGGQYVQANPAEVGYAALISHKLLEDARAHILDPENNAFEALDESRGSLYREFAPDVCMNDTATGVFANGSDLTVMWNGTNATCTPGGGTYFEDPDWDLWDTGVTPILTTYHVDDQRDGDGDGYFDVADYSPNTADPNNIDSDGDGYGNVIDADFNNDGTVSMTDFSRFQNAMNSYDPDADMNGDGTISMLDFALFQNKLGQSEPYYNN; via the coding sequence ATGGATCCCGGGTTCATTCGGATTTCTCCTTCGGGCAGCCAGGTCGCATTGGGTCTGGGAATGGGGCAGCCCTTGCTTGTATTCAATGCAAGTGTCCTGGATGGCGGATCACCGGATTCACCGGTGAATCTAATTGACTCCCCTGACGTCAAAACATTCTACGAGACCCATTATGATTTTGCCTGGGTGGGCGAAAGCCATCTGGTAATTAACGGCGGATGGTGGGTTGTGTATCCCGAAAGTTCCAGAAGCGGGGTCGCCGCCTTGGACATTACAGATGAAAACAACTACACCGTGCCTGTTTGCGGCCGCATAATGGGGGCATCTTCGGGCATTGCCGTGGATGAGGACAAAAACCTGTATTTCGGCATCGGTTCCGGTGGGAGCCGGACCGGTGAGATCAAGGTGTTCCCGGCCTCCACATGGTGGAACGGAACAGGGCCCACAGGCCAGGAGCTGCACTATGATGACACAGAAGGCAGTTTTGTCATTGCAGAAAGCGTGCTTAGCTGCGCTTACCTGGGGTTTGACGGCGAAGGCAACCTTCATGTGGGCGGGGGGCAGTATGTCCAGGCCAACCCGGCGGAAGTGGGGTATGCCGCGCTGATCAGCCACAAACTTCTGGAGGATGCCCGGGCCCATATCCTGGACCCTGAAAACAATGCATTTGAGGCGCTGGACGAAAGCCGCGGCTCCCTTTACCGGGAATTTGCACCGGATGTCTGCATGAATGATACAGCCACGGGGGTGTTTGCCAACGGTTCCGACTTGACCGTCATGTGGAACGGAACCAATGCCACCTGTACACCGGGCGGCGGAACCTATTTTGAAGATCCGGACTGGGATCTGTGGGACACCGGGGTTACACCCATCCTGACCACCTATCACGTGGATGACCAAAGGGACGGGGACGGTGATGGATACTTCGACGTTGCCGATTACTCCCCCAATACTGCTGATCCGAATAATATTGATTCCGATGGTGACGGGTATGGGAATGTTATTGATGCGGACTTCAATAATGACGGTACGGTTTCCATGACTGACTTCTCACGCTTTCAAAATGCCATGAATTCTTATGATCCGGATGCAGATATGAATGGCGACGGAACGATCAGTATGCTGGATTTTGCCTTATTTCAAAATAAACTGGGGCAATCTGAACCCTACTATAATAACTAA
- a CDS encoding PEP-CTERM sorting domain-containing protein, translating to MKKKYLISIITTCFLSLIFSTGAMAWHVDISSDYTSGDDRATFNFTLHNSETIEQLSGYMFLFEYDSEELTYLSYTNTPVPAFFPNLFGEPVNENGTISNFNASAFSKIDLLPGEYQLGSFTFDVSDTAVADGVSDFNFDLDNFLFEFVIGLDDYSDSTQFIESQIDVGSAASVPVPSALLLMGTGILGLAGLKRKFT from the coding sequence ATGAAAAAAAAATATTTAATCTCAATAATTACAACGTGTTTTCTATCCCTTATTTTTTCAACGGGTGCGATGGCATGGCATGTTGATATCTCTTCGGATTATACATCCGGAGATGACCGGGCTACATTTAATTTTACCCTGCATAATAGTGAAACCATAGAGCAATTATCCGGCTATATGTTCCTATTTGAATATGACTCGGAAGAGCTCACCTATCTTAGTTACACCAATACACCCGTACCGGCCTTCTTTCCGAATCTGTTCGGGGAACCCGTTAATGAAAACGGCACGATCAGCAATTTTAATGCTAGCGCTTTTTCTAAAATAGACCTTCTACCCGGAGAGTATCAGCTCGGCTCGTTCACCTTTGACGTCAGCGATACTGCTGTTGCTGACGGAGTGTCTGATTTTAATTTTGACCTAGATAATTTCCTTTTTGAGTTTGTTATCGGCTTAGACGACTATTCAGATTCAACTCAATTCATAGAAAGTCAGATTGATGTCGGCTCTGCGGCTTCCGTACCCGTACCCTCGGCCCTGTTGCTCATGGGGACCGGTATCCTGGGACTGGCCGGGCTGAAACGTAAATTCACTTAG